The Primulina eburnea isolate SZY01 chromosome 6, ASM2296580v1, whole genome shotgun sequence genome contains a region encoding:
- the LOC140835330 gene encoding uncharacterized protein, translating into MQDYILKFEEGCQFVPYLANNDIEKGEHFLRGVWAKIKRDVQMSKAASYKEIVEKARMAEQKKKEIERERQLKRQDFSTKGQGSGWKGECLVGSNRCFHCGGVGHVIKNCLVKGEKGKDRVQGRIFTMTKVGANPDSSVISGSILILGKAAITLIDTGATHSFMSEIFLRSLNVVPSFEPLHYNISLPSGNELWPSSILKGCTVQVNEKIYFADLIIIPMVAFDVILGMDWLSSYRALIDCVAKTVRFPAEVDDSGIFQSSDISLDTPYISCLKTHEMLSKGCLGFLAAVIDLNTEMKIEFNEIEVVRDFPDVFADDVSGLPPDREV; encoded by the exons ATGCAAGATTATATTCTCAAATTCGAAGAGGGGTGTCAGTTTGTCCCATATCTGGCCAACAATGATATCGAAAAGGGCGAGCATTTTCTTAGAGGTGTCTGGgcaaaaattaaaagagacgtTCAAATGTCTAAAGCTGCTTCATATAAAGAGATTGTTGAAAAAGCAAGGATGGCCGAGCAGAAAAAGAAGGAAATTGAAAGAGAAAGACAATTGAAGCGCCAAGATTTTTCTACTAAAGGCCAAGGATCCGGATGGAAAG GTGAGTGCTTGGTTGGAAGTAATCGATGCTTTCATTGTGGAGGTGTTGGACATGTTATCAAAAATTGTCTAGTGAAAGGTGAGAAAGGGAAAGATAGGGTTCAAGGAAGAATCTTCACTATGACCAAAGTAGGCGCAAATCCTGATTCTTCTGTTATATCAGGTTCTATCTTAATTTTAGGCAAGGCCGCTATTacattgattgacactggtgctACGCATTCCTTTATGTCTGAAATTTTCTTGCGCTCTTTGAATGTTGTTCCTTCTTTTGAACCCCTCCACTATAATATTTCTTTGCCGTCGGGAAACGAATTATGGCCTTCTAGTATTCTTAAAGGTTGTACAGTGCAAGTAAATGAGAAAATCTATTTTGCTGATCTTATTATTATTCCCATGGTGGCATTTGAtgttattttgggaatggactggctatcGTCATATCGTGCTCTTATTGACTGTGTGGCTAAAACAGTGCGATTTCCTGCAGAAGTTGATGATAGCGGGATTTTCCAGAGTTCAGATATTTCGCTTGACACTCCTTATATTTCTTGTCTCAAAACTCATGAAATGTTATCAAAGGGGTGTCTTGGGTTTTTAGCTGCTGTGATAGATTTGAATACTGAGATGAAGATTGAGTTTAATGAGATTGAGGTAGTTCGGGATTTTCCTGACGTATTTGCGGATGATGTGTCTGGGTTGCCACCTGACCGTGAAGTTTAG